In one window of Tellurirhabdus rosea DNA:
- a CDS encoding cold-shock protein, whose translation MKKGVVKFFNETKGFGFIKSADSAEDIFVHASGLIDQVRENDEVTFEVEQGRKGLNAVKVQLA comes from the coding sequence ATGAAAAAAGGAGTTGTTAAATTCTTCAATGAAACCAAAGGATTTGGTTTCATCAAATCTGCGGACTCAGCAGAAGACATCTTCGTGCACGCTTCCGGCCTGATCGATCAGGTTCGCGAGAACGATGAGGTAACGTTCGAAGTAGAACAGGGCCGTAAAGGTCTGAACGCTGTAAAGGTACAACTTGCCTAA
- a CDS encoding M13 family metallopeptidase produces MRRFGLVLPLAALSLGLLAGTPPKTKAPKKKFIDAQNMDNKVKPGDDFYQYANGNWIRNNPVPASKTRWGSFNELREESSRRIRLLLEEAGKPSEANKGRVRQMVGDFYASGMDSLAVEKLGYTPIKDELTRIAALKNNAEALNEMVRLRTLGQGMLFGFGVSQDRRNPNKYVPQLGQGGTSLPDRDYYLKNDARSQKIRQSYRDHLTKMFGLIGETSEQAARSAETVIRLETALAQAQLSRVEMRDPQRTYNKFTVADFSKTTPTLNWSGLLDQFGAKGQDTLLVANPRFMRSVDSLLTATPTEDLKTYMRWNVLSDAAPYLSSPFVAQSFAFNQVLTGQKVQTPRWQRISSLVDAQLGELLGQLYVEKYFKPEAKQRMLTLVDNLEASFKEHINGLEWMSAETKKRALNKLVSFKRKIGYPDKWETYDGVVIRRDDFYGNVQRNRQWAYNYNVTRLGKPVDRTRWGMTPPTINAYYSPVNNEIAFPAGILQFPFFDADADDAINYGGIGAVIGHEMTHGFDDSGRQYDADGTLRDWWTREDAAQFSQRSDKVVAQFFGFKVLDSLAVNGKLTLGENLADLGGLAIAYDAFKKTKQGQSGEKIDGFTPDQRFFLSWAQIWRENVTPETAAQLILTDPHSPGRYRCNGPVANIDAFYKAFDVKPGDKMYKSKEERIRVW; encoded by the coding sequence ATGAGACGATTCGGATTGGTGCTGCCGCTGGCGGCCCTGTCGCTCGGTTTGCTGGCCGGTACGCCGCCCAAGACCAAAGCGCCCAAAAAGAAGTTCATCGACGCCCAGAACATGGACAACAAGGTGAAGCCGGGCGATGACTTCTACCAGTATGCCAACGGAAACTGGATCAGAAACAACCCGGTTCCGGCCTCGAAAACCCGCTGGGGCAGCTTCAACGAACTTCGCGAGGAAAGCTCGCGGCGCATCCGGCTGCTGCTGGAAGAAGCCGGCAAGCCGTCGGAGGCCAACAAAGGCCGCGTTCGCCAGATGGTCGGCGATTTCTACGCCTCGGGCATGGACAGCCTGGCGGTGGAGAAACTGGGCTACACCCCCATCAAAGACGAACTGACCCGCATCGCCGCGCTGAAGAACAATGCCGAAGCGCTCAACGAAATGGTTCGCCTGCGGACTTTGGGCCAGGGCATGCTGTTTGGCTTCGGCGTCTCGCAGGACCGCCGCAACCCGAACAAATACGTTCCGCAGCTCGGCCAGGGCGGCACTTCGCTTCCCGACCGCGATTATTACCTGAAAAATGATGCCCGGAGTCAGAAGATCCGGCAGTCGTACCGCGACCATCTGACCAAGATGTTTGGCCTCATCGGCGAAACATCCGAACAGGCCGCCCGGAGCGCCGAAACGGTAATCCGGCTGGAAACGGCCCTCGCCCAGGCGCAACTGAGCCGCGTCGAAATGCGCGACCCCCAGCGGACCTACAACAAGTTTACGGTTGCCGATTTCTCGAAAACAACCCCCACCCTGAACTGGAGCGGCCTGCTCGACCAGTTCGGTGCCAAAGGACAGGACACCTTGCTGGTGGCAAACCCGCGCTTCATGCGCTCGGTGGACAGCCTGCTGACGGCCACCCCGACCGAAGACCTGAAGACCTACATGCGCTGGAACGTCCTGAGCGATGCGGCTCCCTACCTGAGCAGCCCGTTCGTGGCCCAGAGCTTCGCCTTCAATCAGGTCCTGACGGGCCAGAAAGTGCAGACTCCGCGCTGGCAGCGCATCAGTTCGCTGGTGGATGCCCAGCTGGGTGAACTGCTCGGGCAGCTTTACGTCGAAAAATACTTCAAGCCCGAAGCCAAGCAGCGGATGCTGACGCTGGTAGACAACTTGGAAGCGTCTTTCAAGGAACACATCAACGGCCTGGAATGGATGAGCGCCGAAACCAAAAAGCGCGCGCTCAACAAACTGGTGTCGTTCAAACGAAAAATCGGCTACCCCGACAAGTGGGAAACGTACGACGGCGTGGTCATCCGCCGCGACGATTTCTACGGCAACGTTCAGCGTAACCGCCAGTGGGCCTACAACTACAACGTGACGCGCCTCGGAAAACCTGTGGACCGCACCCGCTGGGGCATGACGCCGCCGACCATCAACGCCTACTACAGCCCGGTAAACAACGAAATCGCTTTCCCGGCGGGCATTCTGCAATTCCCGTTCTTTGACGCCGACGCCGACGATGCCATCAACTACGGCGGTATCGGAGCGGTAATCGGGCACGAAATGACCCACGGATTTGACGATTCGGGCCGCCAGTACGACGCCGACGGCACCCTCCGCGACTGGTGGACGCGCGAAGATGCCGCGCAGTTCAGCCAGCGTTCGGACAAGGTCGTGGCGCAGTTCTTCGGCTTCAAGGTGCTGGATTCACTGGCCGTAAACGGCAAGCTGACGCTGGGCGAAAACCTGGCCGACCTCGGCGGGCTGGCCATTGCCTACGATGCGTTCAAGAAAACCAAGCAGGGCCAGTCGGGCGAGAAAATTGACGGCTTCACGCCGGACCAGCGTTTCTTCCTGTCGTGGGCGCAGATCTGGCGCGAAAACGTAACGCCCGAGACGGCCGCTCAGTTGATTCTGACGGACCCGCACTCGCCCGGTCGTTACCGCTGCAACGGTCCCGTGGCCAATATCGACGCCTTTTACAAAGCGTTCGACGTGAAGCCCGGCGACAAGATGTACAAGTCGAAGGAAGAACGGATCAGAGTTTGGTAA
- a CDS encoding class I SAM-dependent methyltransferase, protein MEKQFWIKSWDLGGVYTSFHRKDVHPYVLKHLTPDVLAGKTVFVPLCGKTIDMLYFSRYADRVVGVELAEKAVVQFFEENGISYRRHGKRYEAGNLVLFCQDLFELTTKDLGPLDIVYDRASLVALPLDMRMRYLAKMEELTEPGALYFLNTLEYAPIMATPPFSIGPDEVQSYFPNYSMMHAESPNLPEHRMVQKFNLDFLIEHGFWLKKLYNISQRSESLAGLTSRYAFS, encoded by the coding sequence ATGGAAAAGCAGTTTTGGATCAAATCCTGGGACCTGGGCGGGGTCTACACCAGTTTTCACCGGAAAGATGTGCACCCGTACGTGCTCAAACACCTGACGCCGGATGTGCTGGCGGGTAAAACCGTTTTCGTGCCGCTCTGCGGAAAAACCATCGACATGCTGTATTTCAGCCGTTACGCCGACCGGGTCGTCGGGGTAGAACTGGCGGAGAAAGCGGTGGTGCAGTTTTTTGAAGAAAACGGAATTTCCTACCGGCGGCACGGCAAGCGGTATGAAGCGGGCAACCTCGTTCTGTTCTGCCAGGATTTATTCGAACTGACCACAAAAGACCTCGGTCCGCTGGATATCGTCTACGACCGGGCGTCGCTGGTAGCCCTGCCGCTGGACATGCGGATGCGGTATCTGGCCAAAATGGAAGAACTGACGGAGCCGGGCGCGCTGTATTTCCTGAACACCCTGGAATATGCGCCCATCATGGCCACCCCGCCGTTCAGCATCGGTCCGGACGAAGTGCAATCGTACTTCCCGAACTACTCGATGATGCATGCAGAATCGCCCAACCTGCCCGAACATCGGATGGTGCAGAAATTCAACCTGGATTTCCTGATTGAACATGGTTTCTGGCTGAAAAAGCTTTACAACATCAGCCAGAGGTCGGAGAGTCTGGCGGGACTGACGAGCCGTTACGCGTTTAGCTGA
- a CDS encoding Fpg/Nei family DNA glycosylase has protein sequence MPELPEVETYRRYLEASSLHQPIEDLSVEDYKLLTTDFNTLYETLMGRSLTGTRRVGKNLFVFTDDPAVTLRLHFGMTGDLAYYHASLDRPRHARIVFHFASGFNLGFICPRKFERVGLVDDVDTYLLRKKIGPDALSIPLSELTARILSRRTAIKPVLMDQRTVAGLGNWIVDEVLFQARIHPEQRADTLSGDQLAALHDAIRLVLETAIRHEAQYRDFPPDFLIHVRQWDDYPYDDVEAYQFCPRCRTRIEKTEVGGRTTYFCPAEQRK, from the coding sequence ATGCCTGAACTACCCGAAGTAGAAACCTACCGCCGCTACCTCGAAGCCTCCTCGCTCCACCAGCCGATCGAGGACCTCAGCGTGGAAGACTACAAACTGCTGACCACCGATTTCAACACGCTTTACGAAACCCTGATGGGGCGGTCGCTGACCGGCACCCGCCGGGTGGGCAAGAATTTGTTCGTCTTTACCGACGATCCCGCCGTGACCCTGCGCCTGCATTTCGGCATGACCGGCGACCTGGCGTATTACCACGCCAGCCTCGACCGTCCGCGGCATGCCCGCATCGTGTTTCACTTCGCCAGCGGCTTCAATCTGGGATTTATCTGTCCCCGAAAGTTCGAGCGCGTTGGGCTGGTAGACGACGTAGATACGTATTTGTTGCGAAAAAAGATTGGTCCCGACGCCCTTAGCATCCCGCTTTCCGAGCTAACGGCCCGGATTCTGTCCCGCCGCACCGCCATCAAGCCCGTGCTGATGGACCAGCGCACGGTGGCCGGTCTGGGCAACTGGATTGTCGATGAAGTGCTTTTTCAGGCCCGCATCCACCCCGAGCAGCGGGCCGATACCCTGAGCGGCGACCAGCTGGCCGCCCTGCACGACGCCATCCGGCTGGTTCTCGAAACGGCCATCCGGCACGAAGCCCAGTACCGCGACTTTCCGCCCGATTTTCTGATTCATGTCCGGCAGTGGGACGACTACCCCTACGATGACGTGGAAGCTTACCAGTTCTGCCCGCGCTGCCGGACCCGGATCGAAAAAACAGAGGTCGGCGGCCGGACGACGTATTTCTGCCCGGCGGAGCAAAGGAAATGA
- a CDS encoding Nramp family divalent metal transporter, translating into METPSPDSPSATLTSQPSLVKAAPLTLTGRLGHLGPGFILSAAIVGSGELIATTALGAKAGFTTFWVILVSCFVKVALQVEFGKNAIYTGRTTMQTLNRLPGRRLGRAHWSIWLWLSLQGFKLLQVGGIVGGVALVLHIAFPAVSAGLWAVASALVTSLLIYRGHYGWVEKGSLVMIIAFTGLILVSLFLLQTTPYAITGSQLAEGLTFSLPPETVGVALGAFGITGVGGDEIMYYNYWCVEKGYAAYTGPNDGTPAWAERARGWIRVMTLDALVSMAIYTIVTAAFYLLGASLLRQQGEIPEGFAMVETLSRLFTVTLGPGAKVIFLIGAFFVLYSTLFTATASWARIFGDAFGQLGWVRYETGPDRSRVLAVLAWAFPAVWCLLYLFIQLPVLMILLGGAATSVLLLLVAGVAIDFRYRQLPQTLIPARGYDLWFWASVASILGVSVYGVWQIVK; encoded by the coding sequence ATGGAAACGCCCTCGCCCGACTCACCCTCCGCCACCCTTACTAGTCAGCCCTCCCTGGTGAAGGCCGCGCCCCTGACGCTGACCGGGCGGCTGGGCCACCTGGGACCGGGCTTTATCCTGTCGGCGGCCATTGTCGGCTCCGGTGAGCTGATCGCGACCACCGCGCTCGGAGCCAAAGCGGGCTTCACGACGTTCTGGGTCATTCTGGTCAGTTGTTTTGTCAAAGTGGCCCTGCAGGTTGAGTTCGGAAAAAACGCCATCTACACCGGCCGCACCACCATGCAGACCCTCAACCGCCTGCCGGGTCGTCGGCTGGGGCGGGCGCACTGGAGTATCTGGCTCTGGCTGTCGTTGCAGGGTTTCAAGCTGCTGCAGGTCGGGGGCATTGTCGGGGGCGTGGCGCTGGTACTCCACATTGCCTTTCCGGCCGTCAGTGCGGGCCTCTGGGCGGTTGCCTCGGCGCTCGTTACCTCCCTGCTGATCTACCGGGGCCATTACGGCTGGGTCGAAAAAGGCTCACTGGTGATGATCATTGCCTTTACCGGCCTTATTCTGGTCTCGCTTTTCCTCCTGCAAACCACTCCCTACGCCATCACCGGAAGTCAACTGGCCGAAGGGCTCACTTTTTCGCTGCCGCCGGAAACGGTAGGCGTGGCGCTGGGAGCCTTTGGCATTACCGGCGTCGGCGGCGACGAAATCATGTACTACAATTACTGGTGCGTCGAAAAAGGCTACGCGGCCTATACCGGCCCCAACGACGGAACGCCCGCCTGGGCCGAACGCGCCCGCGGCTGGATTCGGGTCATGACGCTGGACGCCCTGGTCAGCATGGCGATTTATACGATTGTCACGGCGGCCTTTTATCTGCTGGGCGCGTCGCTGCTGCGCCAGCAGGGCGAAATTCCGGAAGGCTTCGCGATGGTCGAAACGCTGTCGCGGCTGTTTACCGTGACGCTGGGACCGGGCGCGAAGGTCATTTTCCTGATCGGAGCCTTTTTTGTGCTTTACTCCACCCTGTTTACCGCTACGGCGAGCTGGGCGCGTATTTTTGGCGATGCCTTCGGCCAACTGGGCTGGGTGCGCTACGAAACCGGACCCGACCGAAGCCGCGTGCTGGCCGTGCTGGCGTGGGCTTTTCCGGCGGTTTGGTGCCTGCTGTACCTGTTTATTCAACTGCCCGTGCTGATGATTCTGCTCGGCGGAGCGGCCACGTCGGTCCTGCTGCTGCTGGTGGCGGGCGTAGCCATTGATTTCCGGTACCGGCAGTTACCACAAACGCTGATCCCTGCCCGCGGCTATGACCTCTGGTTCTGGGCCAGCGTCGCCTCCATCCTGGGCGTGAGTGTGTATGGCGTGTGGCAAATTGTGAAATGA